A genomic segment from Desulfonatronum lacustre DSM 10312 encodes:
- the hepT gene encoding type VII toxin-antitoxin system HepT family RNase toxin, giving the protein MTSGHLSRRVVTDRIQWVQSMLQSIRNMPIHDPMQFHTDPRNALACESCLRRALKALLDLGRHILTKQFAIAVEEYKEIGPALAKHGVISNDLADQFRTLAGYRNRMVHFYHEVSNVEIQDICANHLEDLEMVLEALRCWLSSVLESPRP; this is encoded by the coding sequence ATGACCAGTGGGCATCTTTCCCGTCGCGTCGTTACCGATCGTATCCAGTGGGTCCAAAGTATGCTCCAGAGTATTCGGAACATGCCGATTCACGATCCAATGCAGTTCCACACGGACCCGCGCAATGCACTGGCCTGCGAGTCGTGCTTGCGTAGAGCCCTGAAAGCCCTTCTGGATCTGGGCAGACACATCCTGACCAAACAGTTCGCTATCGCAGTGGAAGAGTACAAAGAGATCGGGCCAGCATTGGCCAAGCACGGCGTCATTTCCAATGATCTGGCGGACCAATTCCGGACATTAGCAGGCTATCGCAACCGGATGGTCCATTTTTACCACGAGGTATCGAACGTTGAAATCCAGGACATCTGCGCCAACCACTTGGAAGACCTGGAGATGGTGCTTGAGGCCCTGCGTTGCTGGCTTTCGTCGGTTCTCGAGTCTCCGCGACCATAA
- a CDS encoding nucleotidyltransferase domain-containing protein, translating to MNCHERISPPRTAKLAVLCREHSISALYAFGSRAKEAADWLENNIQDMAASTSDLDLGALPESGIRLPIRRVVNLTIDLEDLFGVHRVDLVILPQAPPFLASNIVQGERLFTTDEDQADEYDLYILRRAGDLLPLHRERVNLILGGQA from the coding sequence ATGAACTGTCATGAACGCATATCCCCTCCGCGCACAGCCAAGCTTGCGGTCTTGTGTCGAGAGCATAGCATCTCCGCATTATATGCCTTCGGAAGCAGAGCCAAGGAGGCCGCTGACTGGTTGGAAAACAACATCCAGGACATGGCCGCGTCCACGTCGGATCTTGACCTGGGAGCCCTGCCTGAGTCGGGAATCCGGCTGCCGATACGGCGCGTCGTGAACCTGACCATTGACCTGGAAGACCTTTTCGGAGTCCATCGCGTGGACTTGGTCATTCTGCCGCAAGCACCGCCTTTTCTGGCCTCCAACATTGTCCAGGGTGAACGGTTGTTTACTACGGACGAGGACCAGGCGGACGAGTACGACCTCTACATTCTGCGCCGGGCCGGCGACCTGCTTCCCCTGCACAGAGAACGAGTCAACCTCATTCTCGGAGGCCAAGCATGA
- a CDS encoding glycosyltransferase: MTNNVRDSSPPTLLWFGAAFFSGALSDAGWVTTIKRQYQPAAVSWRELFADLPSPPDVLVIADYSGPPPLLDPHTCPSLTVLYSVDSHIHSWHPLYAQAFDLCLVSLRDHLPRFTGRFLDANRTLWTPPFVPDTLQPAPKNQIWDALFVGKVDATLTPRRHAALQALRQELPGLEVRQGKFQELFPQAKVVLNFCDLNDLNFRVVEALACGSTLLTPRIGHGQDDLFCHGENLWLYDQSPDGNDVADLLHQLRRLLADDALRARLARNGQAKVNADHRASHRAAAFTNRLREHDWSALIANRLRASTAIHCDILRPLFLHLSDSLPPGHPLRQAYYHAAEKTPPALRQNTSGLLQKPIPK; encoded by the coding sequence ATGACCAACAACGTCAGAGACTCCAGCCCTCCCACCCTGCTCTGGTTCGGTGCGGCTTTCTTCTCCGGCGCCCTTTCCGACGCTGGCTGGGTCACGACGATCAAGCGGCAATACCAGCCCGCAGCGGTCTCCTGGCGTGAGCTGTTCGCGGATCTGCCAAGCCCGCCCGACGTGCTGGTGATCGCCGACTACAGCGGCCCCCCGCCCCTGCTGGACCCGCATACCTGCCCCAGCCTGACCGTGCTCTACAGCGTGGACTCGCACATCCACTCCTGGCATCCGTTGTACGCCCAGGCCTTTGATCTTTGCCTTGTCAGCCTGCGGGACCATCTGCCCCGCTTTACCGGAAGGTTTTTGGACGCGAACCGGACACTGTGGACACCGCCGTTTGTCCCGGACACTCTCCAACCCGCGCCCAAGAACCAAATCTGGGACGCCCTGTTCGTGGGCAAGGTCGACGCCACCTTGACGCCCAGACGCCACGCGGCCCTGCAAGCCCTCAGGCAGGAACTTCCAGGCCTGGAAGTCCGCCAGGGCAAATTTCAGGAACTGTTCCCCCAGGCCAAAGTCGTCCTCAACTTCTGCGACCTGAACGACCTGAACTTCCGGGTCGTGGAGGCCCTGGCCTGCGGCAGCACCCTGCTCACCCCGCGCATCGGCCACGGCCAGGACGATCTGTTTTGCCACGGCGAGAACCTCTGGCTTTACGACCAATCGCCGGACGGAAACGACGTCGCGGACCTGCTCCACCAGCTTCGTCGCCTCCTGGCCGACGACGCGCTCCGCGCCCGCCTGGCCCGCAACGGCCAGGCCAAGGTCAACGCCGACCACCGGGCCTCCCACCGCGCCGCAGCCTTCACCAACCGGCTGCGCGAACACGACTGGTCCGCCCTGATCGCCAATCGCCTACGGGCATCCACGGCCATCCATTGTGACATCCTTCGGCCGTTGTTTCTGCATCTCAGCGACTCTTTGCCTCCGGGACATCCACTGCGACAGGCCTATTACCATGCCGCCGAGAAAACCCCACCGGCTCTCCGACAAAATACCTCAGGATTATTGCAGAAACCCATTCCCAAATAA